A window from Danio aesculapii chromosome 6, fDanAes4.1, whole genome shotgun sequence encodes these proteins:
- the cttnbp2nla gene encoding CTTNBP2 N-terminal-like protein — MAPTTEPRLNVEALSKRDVLLLFSVLEGELEARDFVIQALKAQHKDSYVCERYGKYNLSDPFLALQRDSETLQSSSQTREDRASSSQRRDGVCGTKARSDPLAVLKLVVGHCRRMQEKMLKQLAAAENRHRRVIADLEEEKRKHAEDTAEGDDVTYILEKERERLLQQLEFEKSKTSRMERENKRLHDQLEEQRVQHKQLMTALSRECKRSGTRAHEESHRATELSQRLERERAASHTLRAELEEEKKRAMQMEARREELLAEFDTVREQLGLRLRKEEARCNALQEELETLRKETTDSVNGHHVSMVEDVEKQSLLSNGTNSQASQSPDIQAAYQAGIHQRFHAARHKFQGTSDQDPNTISSPINSPHDISPCPTSPDIISSKQATRGTMLSRFSTPQSPSKSTSSNSSPFGTDYRAVVQSGMLSPTIRSPTIPRADRGIPPPIPPKKPGLAETPPSPATLRAAHVAHMTVGCGRNSNSESSKEPDLMLSSSG, encoded by the exons GCCCAGCACAAAGATTCATATGTGTGTGAGCGATACGGCAAATACAACCTGAGCGACCCATTTCTGGCCCTGCAGAGAGACAGCGAGACCCTCCAGAGCTCCAGCCAGACAAGAGAAGACAGAGCGAGTTCATCCCAGAGACGGGATGGGGTCTGTGGGACCAAGGCTCGTTCGGATCCTTTAGCGGTGCTGAAGCTGGTGGTGGGACACTGCAGGCGGATGCAGGAGAAGATGCTGAAACAGCTGGCGGCTGCAGAGAACAGACACAGGAGG GTCATTGCTGATctggaggaggagaagaggaagCACGCTGAAGATACAGCGGAAGGAGATGACGTCACTTACATTCTGGAGAAGGAGCGAGAGCGCCTCCTGCAGCAG TTGGAGTTTGAAAAGTCGAAGACGTCCCGGATGGAGCGGGAAAACAAGCGGCTGCACGATCAGCTGGAGGAGCAGCGAGTCCAGCATAAACAGCTCATGACGGCACTGAGTCGGGAGTGCAAACGCTCCGGCACCCGCGCTCACGAGGAGTCCCATCGTGCCACCGAACTCAGCCAGCGACTCGAGCGTGAGCGAGCTGCCAGTCACACTCTGAGGGCGGAGCTTGAGGAGGAAAAGAAGAGGGCGATGCAGATGGAGGCGAGACGAGAAGAGCTGCTGGCCGAGTTCGACACTGTAAGAGAACAGCTCGGGCTGAGATTACGAAAAGAGGAAGCACGCTGTAACGCACTACAAGAAGAACTAGAGACGTTGAGGAAAGAGACAACAGATTCAGTCAATGGCCACCACGTTTCTATGGTGGAAGATGTTGAGAAGCAGAGTTTGTTAAGCAATGGGACCAATTCACAAGCCTCTCAATCACCAGATATACAAGCTGCATATCAGGCCGGCATCCACCAGCGCTTCCACGCAGCCCGTCACAAGTTTCAAGGCACAAGTGATCAAGATCCTAACACCATTTCTTCTCCTATAAACAGTCCACATGACATTTCGCCTTGTCCAACTTCACCAGATATCATTTCTTCAAAACAAGCCACCCGTGGCACCATGCTAAGTCGCTTTAGCACTCCTCAAAGTCCCAGCAAATCAACATCCTCAAACAGTTCTCCTTTCGGCACTGATTATCGTGCCGTGGTCCAGTCTGGGATGTTGTCTCCTACTATCAGGTCTCCGACTATTCCCAGAGCGGACAGAGGGATCCCGCCTCCAATCCCACCCAAAAAACCAGGCCTGGCCGAAACGCCGCCTTCTCCTGCCACCCTACGAGCTGCTCATGTTGCTCATATGACTGTCGGTTGTGGACGCAACAGCAACTCAGAGAGCAGCAAAGAACCAGATCTGATGCTGTCATCTAGCGGCTAG